The following coding sequences lie in one Deltaproteobacteria bacterium genomic window:
- the gap gene encoding type I glyceraldehyde-3-phosphate dehydrogenase yields MTIRVAINGFGRIGRLVYRMAARSEDIEVVAVNDLVPADNLAYLLRYDSTHGRFGQPVEVVEGGFRAAGKTTRCLAEKDPSKLPWKDLGVDYVLESTGIFLDYEGAHKHIDAGAKRVVLSAPTKSPEQVPTFAYKVNHELYDPSKHTIISNASCTTNCLAPVAKVIHDTFGLAEGLMTTVHAATATQPTQDGPSKKDWRGGRNAYTNIIPASTGAAKAVTLCIPALKGRLTGMSFRVPTADVSVVDLTFRTEKATKLADINAAMKAAAEGPMKGVLGYTEDEVVSSDFIGDPRSSIFDAKAGIELNDRFFKVVAWYDNEWGYSARCVDMLRLFASKEG; encoded by the coding sequence ATGACCATCCGAGTCGCAATCAACGGGTTCGGCCGCATCGGCCGTCTGGTGTACCGCATGGCCGCGCGCAGCGAGGACATCGAGGTCGTCGCCGTGAACGACCTCGTGCCCGCGGACAACCTCGCGTACTTGCTGCGCTACGACTCGACCCATGGTCGCTTCGGACAGCCGGTCGAGGTCGTCGAGGGTGGCTTCCGTGCGGCCGGCAAGACCACGCGCTGCCTGGCCGAGAAGGATCCGTCGAAGTTGCCGTGGAAGGATCTCGGCGTCGACTACGTCCTCGAGTCGACCGGGATCTTCCTCGACTACGAGGGCGCCCACAAGCACATCGACGCGGGTGCGAAGCGGGTCGTGCTCTCGGCCCCGACCAAGAGCCCCGAGCAGGTCCCGACCTTCGCGTACAAGGTCAACCACGAGCTGTACGATCCCAGCAAGCACACCATCATCTCGAACGCGTCGTGCACGACCAACTGCCTGGCGCCGGTCGCCAAGGTCATCCACGACACCTTCGGCCTCGCCGAGGGCCTGATGACGACGGTGCACGCCGCCACCGCGACGCAGCCGACCCAAGACGGCCCGTCGAAGAAGGACTGGCGGGGCGGTCGCAACGCGTACACCAACATCATCCCCGCCAGCACCGGCGCCGCGAAGGCCGTCACGCTGTGCATCCCGGCGCTCAAGGGTCGGCTCACCGGCATGTCGTTCCGCGTGCCCACCGCGGACGTGTCGGTGGTCGATCTGACCTTCCGCACCGAGAAGGCCACCAAGCTGGCCGACATCAACGCCGCGATGAAGGCCGCCGCCGAGGGGCCGATGAAGGGCGTGCTGGGGTACACCGAGGACGAGGTCGTCTCGAGCGACTTCATCGGCGACCCGCGCAGCAGCATCTTCGACGCCAAGGCCGGCATCGAGCTCAACGACCGCTTCTTCAAGGTCGTGGCCTGGTACGATAACGAGTGGGGCTACTCGGCGCGCTGCGTCGACATGCTGCGCCTGTTCGCCAGCAAGGAAGGCTAG
- a CDS encoding serine/threonine protein kinase has protein sequence MGAGQPEAIAAARVQEAAPPTDTLELRRVVARIKGSLLGSATPVRLGRYELRQWLGAGAFGTVYVARDPRMQREVAIKVLHPLVAVGDPSQAAILREARAQARITDPHVVEVFDLGWAEGRAYVVMRRVDGGDLESWWRTCRPRPDEIMDAVVQAALGLAAAHDAGLVHCDVKPSNLLRTDAGVVRVSDFGLAVATRGAQGGGTPIYMSPEQRAGGSVDARSDQYALAKVAARLLGSPDPALPARPPTAALSRVLSRAMRIDPRERFSSMHAFASALRRASQPSAARALAWAGAASAAALALGWSSLPGTREHHPVACDAAARHEPAALLALAFPRWSPVAQANLRARVDAPFGSPEQRQLDRVVVRLDAHLASWSSELRLACERLPNPVEIACLDTARTETRALLDAIDEADTGSLAALAAAVQQHVERRTCTGASFVEPPALRGLAQLDAAAAALQVGAVEDARRILTAVVDDAAVAYGDAVLGQAAHLLAKLEIRAGNTAAAGRWYQAAFGHASAAGDAALAVESASELSGFAAERQDHEAAWRWLQDARVQLDRAGAPPRLRATWSTAALGLYSITQDRPRARAAARDAVAAARSLGLDEKLVTALHGLAVAELLAGDPSAAELAIREAIADLDALLGPNAHRRGQLLDLLGGILVELGRPDLATQREAVAALSRSHGPTHEITHAPRLNLAGLLLAAGEAGEATSILRTLVDELDAVQHDARTLPVARQALAQALRNSGQLGEAAATIERALVELEGRRDRRPGMLGDAYAELAAIERARGDHRAASRAWQRAAGAYRDDGEEESAAAAERERG, from the coding sequence ATGGGCGCGGGACAACCCGAGGCGATCGCGGCTGCGCGTGTCCAGGAGGCGGCACCACCGACCGACACGCTCGAGCTGCGCCGCGTCGTGGCGCGCATCAAGGGCAGTCTGCTGGGCAGCGCCACGCCGGTGCGGCTGGGACGGTACGAGTTGCGGCAATGGCTTGGTGCGGGGGCCTTCGGCACGGTCTACGTGGCCCGCGATCCACGGATGCAGCGCGAGGTGGCCATCAAGGTGCTGCATCCGTTGGTCGCGGTGGGTGACCCATCGCAGGCCGCGATCCTGCGTGAAGCACGGGCGCAGGCGCGCATCACCGACCCCCACGTCGTGGAGGTGTTCGACCTCGGGTGGGCGGAGGGCCGCGCGTACGTCGTCATGCGCCGCGTCGATGGCGGCGACCTCGAGTCGTGGTGGCGTACCTGCCGACCCCGTCCTGACGAGATCATGGATGCGGTGGTGCAGGCGGCGTTGGGGCTCGCGGCGGCCCACGACGCAGGGCTGGTGCACTGTGACGTGAAGCCCAGCAATCTGCTGCGTACCGACGCCGGCGTGGTGCGCGTCTCGGACTTCGGCCTCGCGGTCGCCACCCGCGGCGCCCAGGGGGGCGGCACACCGATCTACATGTCGCCAGAGCAACGCGCCGGCGGATCGGTGGATGCGCGCAGCGACCAGTACGCGCTGGCGAAGGTGGCGGCGCGTCTGCTGGGCTCACCCGATCCTGCGTTGCCCGCTCGACCGCCCACAGCAGCGCTGTCGCGCGTCCTGTCACGGGCAATGCGTATCGATCCCCGCGAGCGATTCTCGAGCATGCACGCGTTCGCCTCGGCGCTGCGGCGTGCGAGCCAGCCGTCGGCAGCGCGAGCGCTGGCGTGGGCGGGAGCGGCGAGCGCCGCTGCACTCGCACTCGGGTGGAGTTCGCTGCCTGGCACCCGTGAGCACCATCCAGTCGCGTGCGATGCGGCTGCTCGCCACGAGCCGGCCGCGTTGCTCGCCCTGGCGTTCCCGCGCTGGAGTCCTGTGGCGCAGGCGAATCTGCGCGCGCGCGTGGACGCACCGTTCGGCAGCCCGGAGCAACGACAGCTCGACCGCGTCGTCGTGCGCCTCGATGCCCATCTTGCGTCGTGGAGCTCCGAGCTGCGGCTCGCGTGCGAGCGACTGCCGAACCCAGTCGAGATCGCGTGCCTCGACACCGCACGGACCGAGACCCGCGCGCTCCTCGATGCGATCGACGAGGCGGACACAGGCTCGCTGGCCGCGTTGGCGGCGGCCGTGCAGCAGCACGTGGAGCGGCGGACTTGCACCGGCGCCTCCTTCGTCGAGCCGCCGGCACTGCGTGGGCTTGCGCAGCTCGATGCGGCCGCCGCAGCGCTGCAGGTGGGCGCGGTCGAGGATGCGCGTCGGATCCTCACTGCGGTCGTCGATGATGCAGCGGTGGCCTACGGCGATGCGGTCCTTGGCCAGGCGGCGCATCTTCTGGCCAAGCTCGAGATCCGCGCCGGCAACACCGCGGCGGCGGGGCGCTGGTACCAAGCGGCGTTCGGCCATGCGAGCGCAGCCGGTGACGCCGCGCTTGCCGTCGAGAGCGCGTCCGAGCTCTCGGGGTTCGCCGCCGAGCGACAAGATCACGAGGCCGCGTGGCGCTGGCTGCAGGACGCCCGCGTGCAGCTCGATCGCGCTGGGGCACCGCCGCGGCTGCGGGCCACGTGGTCGACGGCCGCGCTCGGCTTGTACTCGATCACCCAGGACCGCCCACGTGCGCGAGCGGCCGCGCGCGACGCAGTGGCCGCGGCGCGCTCGCTCGGCCTCGACGAGAAGTTGGTCACCGCCCTGCACGGGCTGGCGGTCGCGGAGCTGCTGGCGGGGGACCCGAGCGCCGCCGAGCTGGCGATCCGCGAGGCCATCGCCGATCTCGATGCACTGCTCGGTCCCAACGCGCACCGGCGAGGGCAGCTGCTCGATCTACTGGGCGGGATCCTCGTCGAACTCGGTCGGCCGGATCTCGCGACCCAGCGCGAGGCTGTGGCCGCACTGTCGCGCAGCCACGGCCCGACCCACGAGATCACTCATGCGCCGCGCTTGAACCTCGCGGGCCTGCTGCTCGCTGCGGGCGAGGCGGGCGAGGCGACCTCGATCCTGCGCACGCTGGTCGATGAACTCGACGCGGTGCAGCACGACGCACGCACGCTTCCGGTCGCACGGCAGGCGCTTGCGCAGGCGCTGCGAAACAGTGGCCAGCTCGGCGAAGCAGCGGCGACGATCGAGCGCGCACTCGTCGAGCTGGAGGGCAGGCGCGATCGTCGACCCGGCATGCTGGGCGACGCGTACGCCGAACTCGCGGCGATCGAGCGCGCGCGCGGGGACCACCGTGCAGCGAGCCGGGCGTGGCAGCGCGCCGCGGGGGCGTACCGCGACGACGGCGAGGAGGAATCCGCGGCGGCGGCCGAGCGCGAGCGGGGCTGA
- a CDS encoding serine/threonine protein kinase — protein MAKLSHPNVCAVLDVGVIDGRWFLAMALLEGGTLAQWLDQSRPRAAILQRFTEAARGLLAVHRVGVIHRDFKPSNVLLDAHGTAQVSDFGLSAELRESTEAHGGTPHYMAPEQRDGGGDARVDQFAFGVALGDALRGPSLPSWLLELVARCTAIDPAARYPDMAAVLATLERRGGSRLRRAARLGAVATVGVAAVIGATVIPRSGSPERADAAEAPPPAAAPIDTEVRARIDRAVARDLAGAEPTIMIEIEAAMAVALSHGDAAGIALSRLARAEALAKFGRLQAAYDEHARAFELATTIPRDDIAVDAAAAAVSLLVDLGRADEADQWLRRAEATLARIDQPDTHSVAGVEVARARVAESAHDLEGARVRLRRAIELLAAAAPRLDGERAVTLSRLAQMEARMGDGASARRHFAESIALASIVSGPQSVEVAETEANLAFLEAEHGEFEAARVRLERARSSMIREFGEAHDDIVALDSNLASLMLRTRAFDDALRLVDATLARAPERRPVTCVLREQRALALMGLTREADAVAPLQSAIDCYDAVLGPGSREAELAGVDLERIRGNGAAPQ, from the coding sequence ATGGCGAAGCTCTCGCATCCCAACGTGTGCGCGGTGCTCGACGTCGGCGTTATCGACGGGCGGTGGTTCCTCGCGATGGCACTGCTCGAGGGCGGCACGCTGGCGCAGTGGCTCGACCAGTCGCGTCCGCGCGCGGCGATCCTGCAGCGCTTCACCGAGGCAGCGCGCGGACTGCTGGCGGTGCACCGCGTCGGCGTCATCCACCGCGACTTCAAGCCCAGCAACGTGCTGCTCGACGCCCACGGCACCGCGCAGGTGTCGGACTTCGGACTGAGCGCCGAGCTCCGCGAGAGCACCGAGGCCCACGGCGGCACGCCGCATTACATGGCCCCCGAGCAACGCGACGGCGGCGGTGATGCGCGGGTCGATCAGTTCGCCTTCGGCGTCGCACTCGGAGACGCACTGCGAGGGCCGTCGTTGCCGAGTTGGCTGCTCGAGCTCGTCGCGCGATGCACCGCCATCGACCCCGCCGCGCGATACCCCGACATGGCCGCGGTGCTCGCCACCCTCGAGCGTCGCGGTGGCTCGCGCCTGCGCCGGGCCGCACGTCTGGGCGCCGTCGCCACCGTCGGGGTCGCGGCGGTGATCGGTGCGACCGTGATCCCGCGCAGTGGGTCCCCCGAGCGGGCCGACGCCGCCGAAGCACCGCCGCCCGCGGCTGCTCCGATCGACACCGAGGTGCGCGCGCGGATCGATCGCGCGGTCGCGCGGGATCTCGCCGGCGCAGAGCCCACGATCATGATCGAGATCGAGGCCGCGATGGCGGTCGCGCTCTCGCACGGCGACGCCGCCGGCATCGCCCTGTCACGCCTCGCGCGGGCCGAGGCGCTGGCCAAGTTCGGTCGTCTGCAGGCCGCCTACGACGAGCACGCGCGCGCGTTCGAGCTGGCCACCACGATCCCGCGCGATGACATCGCGGTCGACGCGGCTGCCGCCGCGGTGAGCTTGCTGGTCGACCTCGGCCGCGCCGACGAGGCCGACCAGTGGCTCCGCCGCGCCGAGGCCACGCTGGCCCGCATCGATCAACCCGACACCCACAGCGTCGCGGGTGTCGAGGTCGCCAGGGCGCGCGTGGCCGAGTCGGCGCACGACCTCGAAGGCGCGAGGGTCCGGCTACGACGCGCGATCGAGCTGCTCGCCGCCGCGGCACCCCGGCTCGACGGCGAGCGCGCGGTCACGCTCTCTCGGCTCGCGCAGATGGAGGCGCGCATGGGCGACGGCGCGTCCGCTCGTCGTCACTTCGCCGAGTCGATCGCACTGGCCTCGATCGTCAGCGGTCCGCAATCCGTCGAGGTCGCCGAGACCGAGGCCAACCTCGCGTTCCTCGAGGCCGAGCACGGCGAGTTCGAGGCCGCACGCGTGCGGCTCGAGCGGGCGCGCAGCTCGATGATCCGCGAATTCGGCGAGGCCCACGACGACATCGTCGCGCTCGACTCCAACCTCGCCAGCTTGATGCTCCGCACCCGCGCCTTCGACGATGCGCTCCGGCTCGTCGACGCCACGCTCGCGCGCGCCCCGGAGCGGCGCCCAGTCACGTGCGTGCTGCGAGAGCAACGTGCGCTGGCGTTGATGGGGCTGACCCGCGAGGCCGACGCCGTGGCGCCGCTGCAGTCCGCCATCGACTGCTACGACGCCGTGCTCGGACCGGGTAGCCGCGAGGCCGAGCTGGCGGGCGTCGATCTCGAACGAATCCGCGGCAACGGGGCCGCCCCGCAGTGA
- a CDS encoding PhoH family protein, translated as MTSDVPALSGTIYIPDTSSLVENPDALDRLLTDGNVVVLLHQVIEELGRLQGSRNKSDGVRAAARTATRKLLTLRSQGHIRHDLDGILRAPDPAKIPRTPQGGVIAWEPAGPTLPPYDTASGDNLIVAGARRVTLLAEAAKPGAFTVNVVSEDNNVLLKCDAMGLHAENLRYGKLELGGLDEVYRGYATLEVDEATLQSFFDSGEAGERRLSLAAVEAVAGARIGDDIVWNTGVVLSCGERTVLTRADLDVGELQDLRYAQYWDRKRHTYGPRPVLGMTPRDPYQCFAMEFLLDPEVQLVVLDGPAGSGKTRMMVAAALYLLLGQPTNVRFANGSSLAHTNRFDNGLFLLRPEHPSSNYELGFLPGDHDQKLSPWLEPLLQHMRSLSALNEHDFVHDLEQREQLHKLSTAMLRGLDIERSVVLVDELQNGDRHLAKTLMSRFCETSKVVLAGCLDPVQIDNPYVDWRSNALTRVKQTYKGFGRYVAQISLVNNYRGPISKKADEL; from the coding sequence GTGACGAGCGACGTCCCTGCCCTCTCCGGCACGATCTACATCCCCGACACGTCCTCGCTGGTCGAGAACCCCGACGCACTCGACCGGCTGCTCACCGACGGCAACGTCGTGGTGTTGCTGCATCAGGTCATCGAGGAGCTCGGCCGCCTGCAGGGCAGTCGCAACAAGTCCGACGGCGTGCGCGCCGCGGCGCGCACGGCCACGCGCAAGCTGCTCACGCTGCGCAGCCAGGGCCACATCCGCCACGACCTCGACGGCATCCTGCGCGCGCCCGATCCCGCGAAGATTCCGCGCACGCCGCAGGGCGGTGTGATCGCGTGGGAGCCGGCCGGGCCCACGTTGCCGCCCTACGACACCGCGAGCGGCGACAACCTCATCGTCGCGGGCGCACGACGCGTGACCCTGCTGGCCGAGGCCGCCAAGCCCGGTGCGTTCACCGTCAACGTCGTCTCGGAGGACAACAACGTCCTGCTCAAGTGCGACGCGATGGGGCTGCACGCCGAGAACCTGCGCTACGGCAAGCTCGAGCTCGGCGGGCTCGACGAGGTCTACCGCGGCTACGCGACGCTCGAGGTCGACGAGGCCACGCTGCAGTCCTTCTTCGACAGCGGCGAGGCCGGTGAGCGGCGGCTGTCGCTGGCCGCAGTCGAGGCGGTCGCGGGCGCGCGCATCGGCGACGACATCGTGTGGAACACCGGCGTGGTGCTGAGTTGTGGTGAGCGCACCGTGCTCACGCGCGCCGATCTCGACGTCGGCGAGCTGCAGGACCTGCGCTACGCGCAGTACTGGGATCGCAAGCGCCACACCTACGGCCCGCGGCCGGTGCTGGGCATGACGCCGCGTGATCCCTACCAGTGTTTCGCGATGGAGTTCCTGCTCGATCCCGAGGTCCAGCTGGTCGTGCTCGACGGCCCCGCCGGCTCGGGCAAGACCCGCATGATGGTCGCCGCCGCGCTGTACCTACTGCTGGGCCAGCCCACCAACGTACGCTTCGCCAACGGCTCGAGCCTGGCGCACACCAATCGCTTCGACAACGGCCTGTTCCTGCTGCGACCCGAGCACCCGTCGTCGAACTACGAGCTCGGCTTCCTGCCCGGCGATCACGATCAGAAGCTGTCGCCCTGGCTCGAGCCGTTGCTGCAGCACATGCGCTCGCTGTCGGCGCTCAACGAGCATGATTTCGTGCACGACCTCGAGCAGCGCGAGCAGCTGCACAAGCTCTCGACCGCGATGCTCCGCGGCCTCGACATCGAGCGCTCGGTGGTCCTGGTCGACGAGCTGCAAAACGGCGACCGCCACCTCGCCAAGACCCTGATGAGCCGCTTCTGCGAGACCTCGAAGGTCGTGCTGGCCGGCTGTCTCGACCCGGTGCAGATCGACAACCCCTACGTCGACTGGCGCAGCAACGCGTTGACCCGTGTGAAGCAGACCTACAAGGGCTTCGGCCGCTACGTCGCGCAGATCAGCCTGGTCAACAACTACCGCGGGCCGATCTCGAAGAAGGCCGACGAGCTGTAG
- a CDS encoding HEAT repeat domain-containing protein — protein sequence MSVGPDAGGYGVPFGPLELEVAADAKAAAAQMIARAQDDALTDDDRVDGSADALAWVAATAPTPKLAGDALIGVAMSKAPTAAGAKVLAARMRTADPEVLDAIISAMSEFMGQPVFVNDKLLMEALADAARSHPNQAVKDHALASLWRLPVGRPERELSLAALDPAGPPSRLWRVLDTMVADDEADPLRARILTAVQGLSSHAEPAVRGAAARAWAKLVGADPTARDRLLELLADGNAYVRCEAVSGLGSMRRFYKELGPKLVKVLDDPALCEASLDVPDVGGGTKSEELSAQGSQLAVAGARAIESMSLDRPDRLTLGSMMTDEELARAAADAKAWVARQAG from the coding sequence GTGTCGGTCGGCCCCGACGCGGGCGGCTACGGTGTGCCGTTCGGGCCGCTCGAACTCGAGGTCGCGGCCGATGCGAAGGCTGCCGCCGCGCAGATGATCGCCCGCGCCCAGGACGACGCGCTGACCGACGACGACCGCGTCGACGGTAGCGCCGACGCACTGGCGTGGGTGGCTGCGACCGCACCGACACCCAAGCTGGCCGGCGACGCACTGATCGGGGTTGCGATGTCCAAGGCCCCAACCGCAGCCGGCGCAAAGGTGCTGGCGGCACGAATGCGGACCGCGGACCCTGAGGTGCTCGATGCCATCATCTCTGCGATGTCCGAGTTCATGGGGCAGCCGGTCTTCGTCAACGACAAGTTGTTGATGGAGGCGCTGGCCGACGCCGCGCGCAGCCACCCCAACCAGGCGGTGAAGGACCATGCGCTCGCCTCGCTGTGGCGGCTGCCCGTCGGACGACCCGAACGCGAGCTATCACTCGCGGCGCTCGACCCGGCCGGCCCGCCGTCGCGCCTGTGGCGGGTGCTCGACACGATGGTTGCCGATGACGAGGCCGACCCGCTACGCGCACGCATCCTCACTGCGGTGCAAGGGCTCTCGTCGCACGCGGAGCCGGCGGTGCGCGGCGCGGCGGCGCGCGCCTGGGCGAAGCTCGTCGGCGCCGATCCGACCGCACGCGATCGCCTGCTCGAGCTGCTCGCCGACGGCAACGCGTACGTCCGCTGCGAGGCGGTCTCCGGGCTCGGCTCGATGCGGAGGTTCTACAAAGAGCTCGGGCCGAAGCTCGTCAAAGTGCTCGATGACCCTGCGCTGTGCGAGGCGTCACTCGACGTCCCGGATGTCGGCGGCGGCACCAAGTCGGAGGAGCTGAGCGCCCAAGGTTCCCAGCTCGCGGTCGCCGGCGCGCGCGCGATCGAATCGATGAGTCTCGACCGTCCCGATCGCCTCACCTTGGGCTCGATGATGACCGACGAGGAACTTGCGCGCGCCGCCGCCGACGCGAAGGCCTGGGTGGCACGCCAGGCGGGATGA
- a CDS encoding alpha/beta hydrolase produces the protein MARDDHGSDGARGRLKAARQRVEAAIARTLGRLPAPVVQRMLARMPVEHGGHRLDPQVQWADLLRKAARHRPIEHGSVARARREYRRMRVLERDPPRVTTQELRMAGDDGAIAARSYRPHTAHGDAALLYFHGGGGVIGDLESHDTICRTFAVRGGMTVVAVDYRLAPEVPYVAAADDALAAMRWLRANAPRLGIASQRIAVGGDSRGGNLAAVLCQQLALHGEPQPALQVLIYPNTDVAGSYASRRAFADGPWLTEPLMQWFERHALGELDRADPRVSPLRADALHGLAPALVTIAGFDPLRDEGLAYAERLREHGVAVQLLREPSLPHGYLQLTGVSKAAAEATDRLIDALRAALSGC, from the coding sequence GTGGCACGCGACGATCACGGCTCCGATGGCGCGCGCGGCCGCCTCAAGGCCGCGCGGCAGCGCGTCGAGGCCGCGATCGCGCGCACGCTGGGCCGTCTGCCTGCGCCGGTGGTGCAGCGCATGCTCGCGCGCATGCCGGTCGAGCACGGTGGGCACCGGCTCGATCCGCAGGTGCAGTGGGCCGATCTGCTGCGCAAGGCGGCGCGACACCGACCCATCGAGCACGGCAGCGTCGCGCGGGCCCGTCGCGAGTACCGACGCATGCGCGTGCTCGAGCGCGACCCGCCACGCGTCACCACCCAGGAGCTGCGCATGGCGGGTGACGACGGCGCGATCGCGGCCCGCAGCTACCGCCCGCACACCGCCCACGGCGACGCGGCGCTGCTGTACTTCCACGGTGGGGGTGGCGTCATCGGTGACCTCGAGTCGCACGACACCATCTGCCGCACCTTCGCGGTCCGCGGCGGGATGACGGTCGTCGCGGTCGACTATCGACTCGCGCCCGAGGTGCCGTATGTGGCGGCGGCCGACGACGCGCTGGCGGCGATGCGATGGCTGCGGGCGAATGCACCGCGGCTCGGCATCGCGTCGCAGCGGATCGCGGTCGGTGGCGACAGCCGCGGTGGCAACCTCGCGGCGGTGCTGTGTCAGCAGCTGGCGCTGCACGGCGAGCCGCAGCCAGCGCTGCAGGTGCTCATCTATCCCAACACCGACGTCGCCGGCAGCTACGCCTCGCGGCGGGCCTTCGCCGACGGACCGTGGCTCACCGAGCCGCTGATGCAGTGGTTCGAGCGCCACGCGCTCGGCGAGCTCGACCGCGCCGACCCGCGGGTCTCACCGCTGCGCGCCGATGCGCTGCATGGACTCGCGCCCGCGTTGGTGACGATCGCGGGCTTCGATCCACTGCGCGACGAGGGCCTCGCGTACGCCGAGCGCCTGCGCGAGCACGGCGTCGCGGTGCAGCTGCTGCGGGAGCCGTCGCTGCCCCACGGGTACCTGCAGCTGACCGGCGTGTCGAAGGCGGCGGCCGAGGCGACGGATCGGCTGATCGACGCCCTGCGCGCAGCGCTCTCGGGCTGTTAG
- a CDS encoding sigma-70 family RNA polymerase sigma factor, producing the protein MPTDDVALLLAWRAGDRDAGGDLIERYAETLLQFFRNKVSGPVDDLVQQTFLTCVEHRDDVRDPSRFRAYLLTVARRVLLEHYRVRSRDRHHFDPLTTSVWDVDASPSSIAADRQERQLLVEALRRIPLDFQVALELYYWQDLSGPELCEVLALPEGTVRSRLRRGRELLRSQIEALAADNALLDATLGEFERWADAVRDAVEH; encoded by the coding sequence GTGCCGACCGACGACGTTGCACTCCTGCTCGCGTGGCGTGCGGGCGACCGCGACGCCGGCGGCGACTTGATCGAGCGATACGCCGAGACACTGCTGCAGTTCTTCCGCAACAAGGTGAGCGGGCCCGTCGATGACCTCGTTCAGCAGACCTTTCTGACCTGCGTCGAGCACCGCGACGACGTGCGCGACCCTTCGCGGTTTCGGGCCTACCTGCTGACCGTCGCACGGCGCGTGCTGCTCGAGCACTACCGCGTGCGCTCACGCGACCGTCACCACTTCGACCCGCTCACGACCTCGGTGTGGGACGTCGATGCTTCGCCCAGCAGCATCGCGGCCGATCGACAGGAGCGACAGCTCCTGGTCGAAGCGCTACGGCGCATCCCGCTCGACTTCCAGGTCGCGCTCGAGCTCTACTACTGGCAGGACCTGTCGGGCCCCGAGCTGTGCGAGGTCCTCGCGCTGCCCGAGGGAACCGTACGCAGTCGCCTGCGACGCGGCCGCGAGCTGCTTCGTTCGCAGATCGAGGCACTCGCCGCTGACAACGCGCTGCTCGACGCCACGCTCGGTGAATTCGAGCGCTGGGCCGACGCTGTGCGCGACGCGGTCGAGCACTGA